One window of Thioflexithrix psekupsensis genomic DNA carries:
- a CDS encoding S-methyl-5'-thioinosine phosphorylase gives MTSTQTQLAIIGGTGLTQLDGLEITHRQVLDTPYGAISAPILHGHYHGCAVAFLARHGAGHTIPPHKINYRANLWALKSLGINTIIAAAAVGGIHPQMQVGDLVIPHQLIDYTWSREHTFFSDFNSPTEQMNHLKHIDFSSPYCERLRRYLLDAAKSLPFTVHAQGVYGATQGPRLETIAEINRMERDGCDLVGMTGMPEAALARELELCYATCAVVANPAAGRGNNSEISMSDIEMALELGMSRLRALFTAVLTAGFLDFK, from the coding sequence ATGACAAGCACACAAACTCAATTAGCCATTATTGGTGGCACAGGATTAACACAACTTGACGGTTTAGAAATCACCCATCGACAGGTGTTAGATACGCCTTATGGCGCGATTTCCGCGCCTATTTTGCATGGACATTATCATGGCTGTGCGGTGGCGTTTTTAGCGCGACATGGCGCAGGACATACCATCCCACCTCATAAAATTAATTACCGTGCTAATCTTTGGGCTTTAAAAAGTTTAGGCATTAACACGATCATTGCGGCTGCGGCTGTTGGTGGCATTCATCCCCAAATGCAAGTGGGTGATTTGGTTATTCCGCATCAATTAATTGATTATACTTGGTCAAGAGAACATACTTTTTTTAGTGATTTTAATAGCCCCACAGAACAAATGAATCACTTAAAACATATCGATTTTTCTTCACCTTATTGTGAGCGATTACGCCGCTATTTATTAGACGCTGCAAAATCACTTCCTTTCACTGTACATGCCCAAGGCGTTTATGGCGCAACGCAAGGCCCGCGTTTAGAAACCATTGCAGAAATTAATCGCATGGAGCGAGATGGTTGCGATTTGGTGGGAATGACGGGAATGCCCGAAGCTGCATTAGCCCGCGAATTAGAATTATGTTATGCCACTTGTGCCGTCGTGGCTAATCCCGCTGCAGGACGCGGTAATAACAGTGAAATTAGCATGAGCGATATTGAAATGGCGTTAGAATTGGGTATGAGTCGATTACGGGCGTTATTTACCGCAGTTTTAACCGCGGGATTTTTAGATTTTAAATAA
- a CDS encoding M23 family metallopeptidase — protein MFMRRPRQVTFIHPRHRRPYFWMILPGVALMLVWWLTTSNASLYEPDNQEKIPPVASPEAQVTVVSSSRLAAHLTPVPTIDVPDWLEITIKAGDTLDGLFQEYQLNRDHLQSILSSAHRSHFQSLPAGHYLTVHTDQEGHINELMLELNFDEELYVSREMTGFSSQIRARPVKTRLIRTEAIVTHSLYETAKKHRIPTNFITEMLDIFRWDVDFARSVQAGDVLRVVYEQRENDSQQQQAGPLLAVEFINRGQSYRAVRYIDPTGHISYYTPEGQGLRKAFLRNPVEYARLSSTFGQRRHPILNRFRQHNGVDYAAPTGTPVMATGEGTVKTLERQRGYGRVIVLSHVGGYQTLYAHLSKFASSLRVGDSVQQGQVIGYVGRSGLATGSHLHYEFHVDGVHHDPLTVKLPHTLPLPESQQAHFFQQIQPYLAQLDPTSNRLASHQSPVRYNKPLSAQIYQN, from the coding sequence ATGTTTATGCGCAGACCTCGTCAAGTCACTTTTATTCACCCTCGACATCGTCGCCCTTACTTCTGGATGATTTTGCCCGGTGTGGCACTGATGTTGGTGTGGTGGCTGACGACTTCCAACGCTTCTCTCTATGAGCCTGATAATCAAGAAAAAATTCCCCCTGTTGCTTCTCCAGAAGCGCAGGTGACGGTGGTTTCAAGTTCTCGTTTAGCGGCACATTTAACGCCAGTACCGACCATTGACGTTCCCGATTGGTTAGAAATTACCATTAAAGCAGGGGATACGCTGGACGGTTTATTTCAAGAATATCAACTGAATCGCGATCATTTACAATCCATTTTATCCTCTGCGCACCGCTCCCATTTTCAATCCCTACCGGCCGGACATTATCTCACCGTGCATACGGATCAAGAAGGTCATATTAATGAGTTAATGTTGGAACTGAATTTTGATGAAGAGTTATACGTTAGTCGTGAAATGACGGGGTTCAGTAGTCAAATTCGCGCGCGTCCTGTCAAAACACGTCTGATTCGTACCGAAGCAATCGTAACTCATTCTCTGTACGAAACTGCCAAAAAACACCGTATTCCTACTAATTTTATCACAGAAATGTTGGATATTTTTCGCTGGGATGTGGATTTTGCGCGCTCGGTGCAAGCGGGTGATGTATTGCGTGTGGTTTACGAACAGCGCGAAAATGACAGCCAACAGCAGCAAGCTGGCCCTTTGTTAGCCGTTGAGTTTATCAATCGCGGGCAATCTTACCGTGCAGTGCGTTACATTGATCCGACGGGACATATTTCATATTATACTCCCGAAGGTCAAGGATTACGCAAAGCTTTTTTGCGTAATCCCGTAGAATATGCCCGTTTAAGTTCGACTTTTGGACAACGCCGCCACCCAATTTTAAATCGTTTCAGACAACACAACGGGGTTGATTACGCCGCGCCCACTGGGACTCCAGTGATGGCGACTGGAGAGGGGACGGTGAAAACGTTAGAAAGACAACGAGGTTACGGGCGGGTGATCGTTCTCAGTCACGTGGGCGGCTACCAAACGTTGTACGCGCACTTGTCCAAATTTGCGAGCAGTTTGCGCGTGGGCGATAGCGTACAACAAGGACAAGTGATTGGTTATGTGGGGAGAAGTGGGCTGGCAACGGGATCACATTTGCATTACGAATTTCATGTGGATGGAGTACATCATGACCCATTGACGGTCAAACTTCCTCATACGCTTCCCTTACCTGAGTCGCAACAGGCGCATTTTTTCCAACAAATTCAACCCTATCTTGCCCAACTTGACCCCACATCTAACCGTCTAGCAAGCCATCAAAGTCCCGTGCGTTACAATAAACCATTATCCGCACAAATATACCAAAATTAG
- the purB gene encoding adenylosuccinate lyase encodes MLFSPLTAISPIDGRYANKTASLRAIFSEYGLIRYRILVEIRWLQFLAAQHEIPQVPALSDSAQNLLNQLADNVTPEQAQRVKMIECTTNHDVKAVEYFLRESISEHAELAAIGEFLHFACTSEDINNLAYALMLQESRKTIILPQMQAVIAALSELAQRYAEIPMLSRTHGQPASPTTLGKEMANVAYRLQRQYRQVAAVDLLGKFNGAVGNYNAHFSAYPDVNWQLLSQTFVQQLGLTWNPYTTQIEPHDYIAELFDAMARFNTILIDFCRDIWSYISLGYFKQRVVQGEIGSSTMPHKVNPIDFENAEGNLGIANALFEHLAAKLPISRWQRDLTDSTVLRNLGVGVAHTLIAYESCLKGIGKLEVNVAAIEADIKTAWEVLAEPIQTVMRRDGVPNAYEKLKELTRGRGIDQARLQAFILELPLSETEKNRLLALLPETYLGNAVEQTQALTDFLQQI; translated from the coding sequence ATGTTATTTTCTCCTTTGACAGCGATTTCTCCTATTGATGGCCGTTATGCCAATAAAACCGCTTCATTACGCGCTATTTTTAGTGAATATGGTTTAATTCGTTATCGGATTTTAGTAGAGATTCGTTGGTTGCAATTTTTAGCCGCACAACATGAAATTCCTCAAGTGCCTGCCTTATCTGATTCTGCACAGAATTTATTAAATCAATTAGCGGATAATGTGACTCCTGAGCAAGCCCAGCGGGTAAAAATGATTGAATGCACCACGAATCATGATGTAAAAGCAGTCGAATATTTTTTACGCGAATCCATTAGTGAACACGCAGAATTAGCGGCTATTGGCGAGTTTTTACATTTCGCTTGCACCTCAGAAGATATTAATAATTTGGCTTATGCCTTGATGTTGCAAGAATCGAGAAAAACGATTATTTTGCCGCAAATGCAAGCGGTCATTGCGGCATTAAGCGAATTAGCTCAACGTTACGCAGAAATTCCCATGTTATCGCGCACGCATGGCCAGCCCGCTTCTCCCACAACTTTGGGCAAAGAAATGGCTAATGTGGCTTATCGTTTACAACGCCAATATCGTCAAGTGGCAGCGGTGGATTTATTGGGTAAATTCAATGGTGCCGTGGGTAATTACAATGCGCATTTCTCGGCTTATCCTGATGTGAATTGGCAATTATTAAGTCAAACATTCGTGCAGCAATTAGGCTTAACATGGAATCCTTACACCACGCAAATTGAACCTCATGATTATATTGCAGAATTATTTGATGCGATGGCGCGATTTAATACGATTTTAATTGATTTTTGTCGAGATATTTGGAGTTATATTTCTTTAGGTTATTTTAAACAACGGGTGGTTCAAGGTGAAATTGGATCATCAACCATGCCGCATAAAGTAAATCCTATTGATTTTGAAAATGCAGAAGGTAATTTAGGCATTGCCAATGCGTTATTTGAACATTTAGCGGCCAAATTGCCGATTTCTCGCTGGCAACGCGATTTAACCGATTCTACCGTGTTGCGCAATTTAGGCGTAGGTGTGGCGCATACTTTAATTGCTTATGAATCTTGTTTAAAAGGAATTGGTAAATTAGAAGTGAATGTAGCTGCTATTGAAGCCGATATTAAAACCGCTTGGGAAGTGTTGGCAGAACCGATTCAAACGGTGATGCGTCGGGATGGCGTGCCGAATGCGTATGAAAAATTAAAGGAATTAACCCGCGGACGAGGAATTGATCAAGCCCGTTTGCAGGCATTTATTTTAGAATTGCCTTTGTCAGAAACGGAAAAGAATCGTTTATTGGCTTTATTGCCAGAAACTTATCTGGGTAATGCGGTGGAACAAACGCAGGCTTTAACCGATTTTTTGCAGCAGATTTAA
- a CDS encoding arsenate reductase ArsC, with protein sequence MRKKGVLFVCIHNSARSQMAEAWFNHFCSEEFFAESAGIEPGTLNPLAVAAMQEVGIDISQKKTQSVFELFKASRIYAYVVTVCDETSAERCPIFPGVTTRINWSFPDPSQFQGTEEERLEQARAVSLLIKARVKNWCREIGALNPNFA encoded by the coding sequence ATGCGTAAAAAAGGCGTTTTATTTGTTTGTATTCACAACAGCGCACGCAGCCAAATGGCAGAAGCATGGTTTAACCATTTTTGCAGTGAAGAATTTTTTGCCGAAAGCGCAGGCATCGAACCCGGCACGCTTAACCCGCTGGCCGTCGCCGCCATGCAAGAAGTGGGCATTGACATTTCCCAGAAAAAAACCCAAAGCGTATTCGAGTTGTTCAAAGCCAGCCGTATTTATGCTTACGTGGTGACAGTGTGTGACGAAACCAGCGCGGAACGCTGCCCCATTTTCCCCGGTGTCACCACGCGCATTAATTGGAGTTTTCCCGATCCTTCCCAATTTCAAGGCACAGAAGAAGAACGTTTAGAACAAGCCCGCGCCGTCTCTCTTTTAATTAAAGCCAGAGTGAAAAATTGGTGTAGAGAAATCGGCGCATTAAATCCTAATTTTGCCTAA
- a CDS encoding ribonucleoside-diphosphate reductase subunit alpha gives MSSDLITPLDAPHFDHSHDDDDVETLDNTALSHYAVIRRNGQLTAFDANKIAMAMTKAFLEVEGYSATRSTRIKHTVKSLTEQVVQKLMAQVSTHQKIHIETIQDQVELALMAAGEHKVARAYVLYREQHAKIRAATAQKPLIHVKNARGEILPLDEPKIAQRVAQACRDLSDVDVDVIMQASFRNLYDGIAEEDINQVLIMAARTLIESEPNYSYVAARLLLDDLRRETFTQIHIGIAEEITADMMNEYYVDYFQAYIHYGIERELLDPRLAEYDLTQLAACIKPERDLQFTYLGLQTLYDRYFLHWDQVRFELPQAFFMRVAMGLALNESQREQRTLEFYDLLSHFDFMSSTPTLFNSGTLRPQLSSCFLTTIPDDLEGIFGAIRDNALLQKWAGGLGNDWTPVRGMGSLIKGTNGQSQGIVPFMKVANDTLIAVNQGGKRKGSGCAYLETWHIDIEEFLELRKNTGDERRRTHDMNTANWIPDLFMERVHLDQEWTLFSPHEVPDLHERYGDDFKIAYTQYEQMAAEGKIRLSKKVSAVGLWRKMLTMLFETGHPWITFKDPCNIRNPQQHVGVVHSSNLCTEITLNTKANEEIAVCNLGSINLVAHINEQGQLDEEKLARTVQIAMRMLDNVIDINYYSVSTAQTANLRHRPVGLGLMGFQDALYRLRLPYASEAAIEFADYSMEFISYQAIYTSTLLAEERGCYSTFKGSLWSQGILPIDSLQLLAQSRGHYLSLSLAQRLDWNGLRERVKTVGMRNSNCMAIAPTATISNICGVSQSIEPAFQNLFVKSNLSGEFTVINSWLVADLKKLGIWDDVMVNDLKYFDGHLASIARIPDDMKRLYQTAFEIESSYLIEAAARRQKWLDQAQSLNLYMAQPAGRKLDSLYKLAWIRGLKTTYYLRTLGATHVEKSTVNLPNYQQPMETLMSPNSCNLDGGECEACQ, from the coding sequence ATGTCATCGGATTTAATTACGCCTCTTGATGCGCCACATTTTGATCACAGCCACGATGACGATGATGTGGAGACATTAGACAACACTGCATTAAGTCATTATGCTGTGATTCGCCGTAATGGACAATTAACTGCATTCGATGCCAATAAAATTGCAATGGCAATGACTAAAGCCTTTTTAGAAGTAGAAGGTTATTCAGCCACTCGCTCTACTCGAATTAAACACACGGTTAAATCCTTGACTGAACAAGTGGTGCAAAAATTAATGGCACAGGTTTCTACGCATCAAAAAATTCATATTGAAACGATTCAAGATCAAGTGGAATTGGCCTTAATGGCAGCAGGAGAACATAAGGTGGCACGCGCCTATGTGTTGTATCGAGAACAGCACGCAAAAATCCGCGCTGCAACGGCACAAAAGCCCCTTATTCACGTCAAAAATGCACGCGGTGAGATTTTGCCCTTAGATGAGCCAAAAATTGCGCAGCGCGTGGCTCAAGCCTGTCGTGATTTAAGCGATGTGGATGTGGATGTAATTATGCAGGCCAGTTTTAGAAACTTATATGATGGCATTGCAGAAGAAGATATTAATCAAGTGTTAATTATGGCGGCTCGTACTTTAATTGAAAGTGAGCCGAATTATTCTTATGTGGCAGCGCGTTTATTATTAGACGATTTACGCCGAGAAACGTTTACTCAAATTCATATCGGTATCGCTGAAGAAATCACGGCTGATATGATGAATGAATATTATGTCGATTATTTTCAGGCTTATATTCATTACGGAATAGAACGGGAATTATTAGACCCACGTTTAGCGGAATATGATTTAACCCAATTAGCGGCTTGCATTAAACCTGAGCGGGATTTGCAATTTACTTATTTGGGATTGCAAACCTTATATGATCGTTATTTTTTACATTGGGATCAGGTTCGTTTTGAATTGCCACAAGCCTTTTTTATGCGCGTGGCGATGGGTTTGGCTTTGAATGAATCGCAGCGAGAACAACGCACCTTAGAATTTTATGATTTGCTGTCTCATTTTGATTTTATGAGCAGTACGCCCACTTTGTTTAATTCAGGCACATTACGCCCGCAATTGTCCAGTTGTTTTTTAACCACGATTCCTGATGATTTAGAAGGTATTTTCGGTGCCATTAGAGACAATGCGTTATTGCAAAAATGGGCAGGTGGTTTGGGCAATGATTGGACTCCTGTGCGCGGAATGGGATCGTTAATTAAAGGCACGAATGGACAATCTCAGGGTATTGTGCCATTTATGAAAGTGGCTAATGATACCTTAATTGCGGTGAATCAAGGCGGTAAAAGAAAAGGCAGTGGCTGTGCTTATTTGGAAACGTGGCATATTGATATTGAAGAGTTTTTAGAACTGCGTAAAAACACAGGTGATGAACGTCGCCGCACGCACGATATGAACACCGCAAATTGGATTCCTGATTTATTTATGGAGCGGGTGCATTTAGATCAAGAATGGACGCTGTTTTCTCCCCATGAAGTGCCTGATTTGCATGAGCGTTATGGCGATGATTTTAAAATTGCTTATACGCAATATGAACAAATGGCAGCTGAGGGTAAAATTCGCCTTTCTAAAAAGGTATCTGCGGTGGGTTTGTGGCGTAAAATGTTGACCATGTTATTTGAAACAGGACACCCTTGGATCACTTTTAAAGACCCGTGCAATATTCGCAATCCACAACAGCATGTTGGCGTGGTGCATAGTTCTAATCTTTGTACAGAAATTACTTTAAATACCAAAGCCAATGAAGAAATTGCGGTGTGTAATTTAGGCTCTATTAATTTGGTCGCGCATATTAATGAACAGGGTCAATTAGACGAGGAAAAATTAGCACGCACGGTGCAAATTGCCATGCGAATGTTGGATAATGTGATCGATATTAATTATTATTCGGTCAGCACGGCGCAAACGGCTAATTTACGCCATCGTCCTGTGGGTTTGGGTCTCATGGGTTTTCAAGATGCGCTATATCGTTTGCGCTTACCTTATGCCAGTGAAGCGGCCATTGAATTTGCGGATTATTCAATGGAATTTATCAGTTATCAAGCCATTTATACGTCAACCTTATTGGCAGAGGAACGGGGTTGTTATTCTACCTTTAAAGGTTCTTTATGGAGTCAAGGTATTTTACCTATTGATAGTTTGCAATTATTGGCGCAATCTCGTGGTCATTATTTATCGCTTTCTTTGGCGCAAAGATTAGATTGGAATGGTTTGCGGGAGCGCGTAAAAACAGTGGGAATGCGCAATTCTAATTGCATGGCAATTGCACCCACCGCCACTATTTCTAATATTTGCGGTGTGTCGCAATCTATAGAACCTGCTTTTCAAAATTTATTTGTTAAATCGAATTTGTCGGGCGAATTTACGGTGATTAATTCATGGTTAGTTGCTGATTTGAAAAAATTAGGGATTTGGGATGACGTGATGGTGAATGATCTCAAGTATTTTGATGGACATTTAGCGTCCATTGCGCGCATTCCTGATGACATGAAACGGCTTTATCAGACCGCTTTTGAAATAGAATCTAGCTATTTAATCGAAGCGGCAGCGCGACGACAAAAATGGTTAGATCAAGCGCAATCCTTAAATTTATATATGGCGCAACCTGCGGGACGTAAATTAGACAGTTTATATAAATTGGCGTGGATTCGCGGTTTAAAAACGACTTATTACTTACGCACTTTAGGCGCGACTCACGTGGAAAAAAGTACGGTGAATTTACCCAATTATCAACAGCCAATGGAAACATTGATGTCACCGAATTCGTGTAATTTAGATGGCGGCGAATGTGAAGCCTGTCAATAA
- a CDS encoding PAS domain-containing hybrid sensor histidine kinase/response regulator gives MNRLAHSIELLPLSSVILCVTDKAGQIQQYTTGFIHHFAVQQVSPVQDFFALIHPQDQALIQRVFNELSHGGRMELACRCRCEAGYLWIDWEVACINQQWHFAAQSIHESFTDNTVLRDADRYRKLFENSHIGILIANRDGFPVSVNPYLEHLLGYTEAEFCKMPFTALTHPEDVEFSLRYFEKLTLQLVEHYEIEKRYLHRNGQVIWCQVAVTRISMRDGDFQCLSMFQDISERKRIEHTLREREERFNLAVRASNDGVWDWHIPSGKVWASLRWLQMLGYGQGELNLTITTFYELLHPEDRDHVRKNIENYLEDENDRYEVSFRLRHKHGGYRWILSRGTGVYGEDGQYIRMVGTHTDMTAQKEAEQAEQKAREFLDRIVNTIPIPVFVKDEQHRWILINQAFCNFFGYSYDYLINQTDSLIFSQEKAQYNWERDKKVLQMGYSNTEQIEYETQHGKRIALSTETRYIDQQNNAYIVGGIVDISELKQKEADLQKELQRNQLFFSTSMDGIAIFDAQGHLQQVNRAYCQMLGYEESDILRLSLADLEAHHSSDKVAAHIENIKKLGSDRYETQLKHCQEHLVDVEISITYVPFSEQEGMLFSVTHDISQRRKATQELKQAKEAAETANQSKSQFLATMSHEIRTPMNGVIGMTDLLLSTELTPQQLDYVQTLRSSGESLLTIINDILDFSKIEAGKLVLENLPFNLNMLIEEVIHLFAPSADRKGIELWYKVPSLTCLLGGDPSRLRQILMNLLGNALKFTEQGAVSLRISEQARSRHLIYLKFEISDTGIGIAEEEKSRLFQPFSQADNSTSRRYGGTGLGLVIVQRLVELMEGEMGFSSVVNEGSHFWFTLPLMLTRKQLPELVHETLKKHRILVVDNNVKLRELFTEQFNEWGIANTTVEDSPSALRLLRAAIQTEQPFTIVLLEKQMPFMDGDALARIIRADSRFNSLKLLMLTRITQPLNQESLSRLQGYITKPINFQKLHEQLLNLEEKTRIKSEIIVASHPDKITQPSVYQHHKKMRVLLVEDNLTNQKVAQLMLSKLNCEITIANNGIRALNLLKEKHDLFDLVFMDCQMPEMDGFEATKAIRNYEQLKQLPPIPIIALTANAMAGDATRCKDAGMDDYLSKPVKSEDLKTVILSWAK, from the coding sequence ATGAACAGACTGGCTCATTCTATCGAATTGCTTCCTTTGTCGTCCGTTATTTTATGTGTTACGGATAAAGCAGGACAGATTCAACAATATACCACAGGATTTATCCATCATTTTGCGGTGCAACAAGTGTCACCTGTGCAAGATTTTTTTGCCCTGATTCACCCGCAAGATCAAGCCTTAATTCAGCGTGTTTTCAATGAATTATCACATGGAGGACGGATGGAGTTAGCCTGTCGCTGTCGTTGTGAGGCGGGCTATCTGTGGATTGATTGGGAGGTGGCGTGTATCAATCAACAGTGGCATTTTGCCGCGCAGTCTATTCATGAATCATTTACCGATAATACGGTGTTGCGCGATGCGGATCGTTATCGCAAATTATTCGAGAACAGTCATATTGGTATTTTAATTGCTAATCGGGATGGTTTTCCTGTTTCGGTAAATCCTTATTTAGAGCATTTATTAGGCTATACTGAGGCAGAATTTTGTAAAATGCCTTTTACGGCATTAACGCATCCTGAAGATGTAGAATTTAGCCTGCGTTATTTTGAAAAATTAACGCTGCAATTAGTCGAACATTACGAAATTGAAAAACGTTATTTACATCGAAATGGTCAAGTGATTTGGTGTCAAGTGGCGGTCACGCGGATTTCTATGCGCGATGGTGATTTTCAATGTCTGTCTATGTTTCAAGACATTAGCGAGCGTAAACGCATTGAACACACGCTACGAGAGCGTGAAGAGCGTTTTAATTTAGCGGTGCGCGCTTCTAATGATGGCGTATGGGATTGGCATATTCCATCGGGAAAAGTTTGGGCTTCTTTACGTTGGCTGCAAATGTTAGGTTATGGACAAGGAGAATTAAATCTAACCATTACGACTTTTTACGAATTATTGCATCCCGAAGATAGAGATCATGTGAGAAAAAATATTGAGAATTATTTAGAAGATGAAAATGATCGTTATGAGGTCAGCTTTAGATTGCGCCATAAGCACGGGGGTTATCGCTGGATATTATCGCGGGGAACGGGCGTTTATGGCGAAGATGGGCAGTATATTCGCATGGTCGGCACGCACACGGATATGACCGCACAAAAAGAAGCCGAACAAGCCGAACAAAAAGCCCGTGAATTCTTAGATCGAATTGTCAATACTATTCCTATTCCTGTTTTTGTAAAAGATGAACAACATCGTTGGATTTTAATTAACCAAGCCTTTTGCAATTTTTTTGGTTATTCTTATGATTATTTAATCAACCAAACCGATTCTTTAATTTTTTCTCAAGAAAAAGCCCAATATAATTGGGAGCGAGATAAGAAAGTGTTGCAAATGGGATACAGCAACACAGAACAAATTGAATATGAAACGCAGCACGGTAAACGCATCGCATTAAGCACTGAAACCCGCTATATTGATCAGCAAAATAATGCTTATATTGTTGGTGGTATTGTTGACATTAGCGAATTAAAACAAAAAGAAGCCGATTTGCAAAAAGAATTGCAACGCAATCAATTATTTTTTAGTACCTCTATGGATGGTATTGCTATTTTTGATGCCCAAGGCCATTTGCAACAAGTCAATCGTGCTTATTGTCAAATGCTAGGTTATGAAGAAAGCGATATTTTACGCTTATCATTAGCCGATTTAGAAGCACATCATTCTTCTGATAAAGTCGCAGCTCATATTGAAAATATTAAAAAATTAGGTTCGGATCGTTATGAAACGCAATTAAAACATTGTCAAGAGCATTTGGTCGATGTAGAAATAAGCATTACTTATGTGCCATTCAGCGAACAAGAAGGGATGTTATTTAGCGTCACTCATGATATTTCTCAACGTAGAAAAGCCACGCAAGAATTAAAACAAGCCAAAGAAGCCGCTGAAACCGCAAATCAATCAAAAAGCCAATTTTTAGCCACCATGAGCCACGAAATTCGCACGCCCATGAATGGCGTTATTGGCATGACTGATTTATTACTATCGACCGAATTAACGCCACAACAATTAGATTATGTGCAGACTTTGCGCAGTTCTGGTGAAAGTTTATTAACGATTATTAATGATATTTTAGATTTTTCTAAAATCGAAGCAGGAAAATTAGTTTTAGAAAATCTACCTTTTAACTTAAATATGTTGATTGAGGAAGTGATTCATTTATTCGCACCTTCGGCGGATCGTAAAGGCATTGAATTATGGTATAAAGTACCGTCATTAACGTGTTTATTAGGTGGCGATCCCAGTCGATTACGGCAAATTTTAATGAATTTATTAGGCAATGCGCTTAAATTCACAGAACAGGGTGCAGTTTCTTTGCGCATTAGTGAACAAGCGCGTAGCCGACATTTAATTTATTTAAAATTTGAAATTAGCGATACAGGCATAGGCATTGCCGAAGAAGAAAAATCACGTTTATTTCAACCTTTTTCTCAAGCGGATAATTCCACCAGCCGCCGTTATGGTGGTACGGGATTAGGTTTGGTGATTGTGCAGCGTTTGGTGGAACTCATGGAAGGAGAAATGGGTTTTTCTAGCGTGGTGAATGAAGGCAGCCATTTTTGGTTTACTTTACCGTTAATGCTGACTCGCAAACAATTACCAGAATTAGTGCATGAAACATTAAAGAAACATCGCATTTTAGTGGTTGATAATAACGTTAAATTACGGGAATTATTTACCGAGCAATTCAATGAATGGGGAATTGCCAATACCACCGTTGAAGACAGTCCCAGTGCTTTGCGTTTATTGCGGGCAGCTATTCAAACTGAACAGCCATTCACGATTGTTTTATTAGAAAAACAAATGCCCTTTATGGACGGTGATGCGTTAGCGCGCATTATTCGTGCAGACAGTCGTTTTAATTCCTTAAAACTTTTAATGTTGACGCGAATTACTCAACCGCTGAATCAAGAATCTCTCAGCCGTTTACAAGGATACATTACCAAACCCATTAACTTTCAAAAACTGCATGAGCAATTGTTAAATTTGGAAGAAAAAACACGGATTAAATCAGAAATTATTGTTGCTTCTCATCCCGATAAAATCACTCAACCCTCAGTGTATCAACACCATAAAAAAATGAGAGTATTATTGGTAGAAGATAATCTAACCAATCAAAAAGTGGCGCAATTGATGTTAAGCAAATTAAATTGCGAGATTACCATTGCGAATAATGGGATTAGAGCCTTAAATTTATTGAAAGAAAAGCATGATTTATTCGATTTAGTTTTTATGGATTGTCAAATGCCAGAAATGGATGGATTTGAAGCCACAAAAGCGATTCGAAATTATGAACAATTAAAACAACTCCCCCCTATTCCTATTATTGCACTCACAGCCAATGCAATGGCCGGAGATGCCACACGCTGTAAAGATGCAGGCATGGATGATTATTTGAGTAAACCTGTGAAATCTGAAGACTTAAAAACAGTGATTCTCTCTTGGGCAAAATAA
- a CDS encoding DoxX family protein → MFTSTPQGAYFSRLNMISAYLIPLLDLFLRLWIGYIFFNSGLIKVQSWETTLGLFEREYQVPFLSPFFAALLATAIELILPLLLVLGLSTRLAALILFVFNAMAIYAHQAYLYDVGYANLVAHFYWGLLLLIILIQGANKLSLDYMLNTHTGWCPLDCERPVENLLLGVLGMLLSLLFLTNFPSLWGSLIIWEALQWQNNWDTGLMGYLGILVSTGFIVYRLSR, encoded by the coding sequence ATGTTCACTTCCACGCCACAAGGGGCTTATTTTTCGCGTCTTAATATGATTTCTGCCTATTTAATTCCGTTATTGGATTTATTTTTGCGGTTATGGATAGGTTATATTTTCTTTAATTCAGGTTTGATTAAAGTGCAAAGTTGGGAGACCACATTAGGCTTGTTTGAACGAGAATATCAAGTGCCTTTTTTATCACCTTTTTTTGCGGCACTTTTAGCCACAGCAATTGAATTAATTTTACCGCTATTATTGGTTTTAGGTTTAAGCACTCGATTAGCGGCATTGATTCTTTTTGTTTTTAATGCGATGGCGATTTATGCACATCAGGCTTATTTATATGATGTGGGTTATGCCAATTTGGTGGCGCATTTTTATTGGGGATTATTATTATTGATTATTTTAATACAGGGTGCAAATAAGTTATCATTAGATTATATGCTTAATACTCACACGGGTTGGTGTCCTTTAGATTGTGAACGTCCTGTTGAAAATTTATTATTAGGTGTTTTGGGGATGTTATTGTCGCTGCTTTTCTTGACGAACTTTCCTTCACTGTGGGGCAGTTTAATCATTTGGGAAGCGTTGCAGTGGCAAAATAATTGGGATACAGGATTAATGGGTTATTTAGGCATTTTAGTCAGTACGGGATTTATTGTATATCGCTTGTCGCGTTAA